Part of the Candoia aspera isolate rCanAsp1 chromosome 1, rCanAsp1.hap2, whole genome shotgun sequence genome, CTGAGGATTCCAAATAAATGCATTGTGATAGTTAAATAATTGGCACTATGCCTAGCTTAGTCATAGCGGTAAGATTTATGgctcttttaataaaaatgtgttgGACCAGGCTTAGTTATGCTTAGAGTCAACCTGCTGAAGTCCATGATACTTTGGCTAATCTTAAATTGCTTAAATCCCACTAATTTCAGTAGGTCCACAAAACTAAGTGTCTATCCAGCCCAGTGTGTGTTCATTTTACTGTTGTGTAATTCCTTCATTGGCTTGAGCACAACACCTGTTTCCAGCTTAACCTAGAAATGTTTGTGGGAATGATGGTTCTGGAATATGTGAAGTGGAAACACTAATGATCTCTTTGCCTTTTTCTAAAATCTCATGTACTTGCACATTATTTCAGAATTTAAATGAAAGAAGTCCATTGGAAGTTTATGCTCTAACTCTGGTTGGGTTAAAGGTTAGGTAAAGGTTAAATTATTGTacagtaattcatttttttcaaactgaaatgttaaaataagtaaaacccactgtataaaatattttaaaaagattcatTCAGTTTCAGGCCCAACCTCTGGTTTCATCTTCTGCGTGAGTTCTGTTTTCATGTCAGTATGTAACCTAGgtctgtttctctttttcatgGCCTCTTTCTCTTGGCACTCCATCTTTGTAAGTTACTTCCCCTTAAAAAGAACCAAAAGAAAATGCGCTTTATGTCTTAGGCTCGCTTTGTTTCACTTTTATTTGAGATTTGGATCCCAGTCTGCACAGTGAAGCTAACAAATCAGATGACTTTAGTTCAGAGTTTTGTTTAACTGTGAAAATATGGGTGAGAAACCAGGATTATGTCGAGAAGGTAGATCAGCCTTCTGCTCTACTTgcttgaaattctgggagttgccctcccaaaacatttggaaagatCTGGGTTGGAGAATACAGAAGGAGGTGATGCGTTCTACAAATTGGGAATAAAACACTTTCTCAAGAAAATTACACAGTGCCTCTGAAGGCTGTTTAGCACGTACTCCTGTGTCCCCCAGTCCGCAGTAAGTAGCAAGCAGGTAGTAGACGGACAACTGCGTGGCTGATAGACTTGCCTGGCTTGATAAATATAGGATGCATCTGTTGTAATGAATGTCCACAACACTTTCTTTGGACCTTGCGTGTGCTTATTGGACGGAAGGGTTAAGTCCGTCTAGGGTCCCTCCAAGTGAATGCCTAAATTTCATCCAAATACTTTTCATTCAGGGCCCTCCTGAGTCAAATCACTGGGTGTGCTTTGCAAAGTTGTCTGTAATTGAGATAAAATCTTTTGGATGGCAAGGTTTGTAAATTATGAAACTTGTGGCATAATGCTTTTGGAACTGATTTGGGGAGACTGACATGAAAGTTGCAGCCgggtggtttgtttttttaagaaatctcAGAAATGCAATCCCTTCCCTTGATCCTTAGTCACTTTTTAATTACTCTCACAGGGCCCCTGCTAAccactgtgttaaaaaaaaaaaactttaatgccCTTGAATTCCAGAGCAATGCCTCACATTTCTTCCCCCTTATTACGACCACCTGGAATTCAAAATGCACTCCGTTGGGACTGAAAGGCAGGACAGCAACTGGAGCAATATAGTATTATGCTTCATGCAACTGCTTAAGAAGCAAGACAAGGTTTAAATGTGTGTTAGTTTATGTGAAGTTGTTTGAAAGTTTCCTTTCAGTAACTCTGGCGTTCTATTGCGGGGTCTAAATTACTGATTGTCCTTTTGCTTTTCTGCTCCTTCAATCAGAAACACTGGAAGAGCTTCCAGAAAGAAGTGGGAAGTCGTCTCGGCGTTTCTTCTTTAACTTAACTTCTATCCCTGATGGGGAGATGATCACTTCGGCTGAGCTTCAGGTTTTTCGGGAGCACGTTCAAGATGCCGCTGAACACAACGGCAGCAATCTTCATCGTATTAATATTTATGAAATTCTAAAATCAGAACAAGAGACCTCCAAGGACCTTGTCACAAGCCTCCTGGACACCCGCTTGGTGCATCACAATGCCAGCAGATGGGAAACATTTGATGTCACGCCAGCTATAAGGAGGTGGATTGCGCATGGACAACCAAACCTTGGTTTTGTGGTAGAAGTGGTACCTTTGAACAATGCCAGCAATGTCTCCAAGAGACATGTCAGGATCAGCAGGTCATTGCATCAAGATGATGCTAGCTGGTCTCGGATTAGACCCTTACTGGTCACCTTTGGGCATGATGGCGTGGGCCACCCGCTCCATAAGAGAGAGAAACGTCAGGCCAAACTTAAGCCACGCAGGCGCCCTAAATCCAATTGTAAAAGGCATCCTTTATACGTGGATTTCAATGATGTAGGGTGGAATGACTGGATTGTGGCCCCCCCAGGTTATGGTGCCTTCTACTGCCATGGAGAGTGCCCCTTCCCCTTGGCAGATCATCTGAATTCCACCAACCATGCCATTGTTCAGACACTGGTCAATTCTGTGAACCCCAAAATTCCCAAAGCTTGCTGTGTGCCGACAGAACTGAGTCCCATCTCGATGCTGTACCTTGATGAGAATGAAAAGGTGGTACTAAAGAACTATCAGGACATGGTTGTGGAAGGTTGTGGGTGCCGCTGATGCAGCAGCAAAATTAAAGGGACAAATGGAAccgaaaaagaaaaacacacacccAACTTGACACTTTAATATTTCCCAATGAAGACCTTATTTATGTTATGATATGGAGAATTAAACACATCTATtttgaaaatctatttatgtctACAGAAAAAAGTGAGGAAAGATATTTTAATCAGAGAATTATtccttttaaagatttttaaacatattttagttGTACATTTTATATGGGTTTAACCCTCCCCCTTTCCCACAGCACATGAAGTATAAAGGTCAAattcttattttgtatttatttactattataACCACTTTTTAGAAGAATAgctaatttgtatttatatgtgtaATCCAAaaccagcagaagaaaaaaaaatatatagggtTTGTACATAATTTAAAATGAATGGTAGCTGTTTTCAGTTGTGTGTATTTAAGTTGAAATGCAGAAGGGCTGTTATGGCAAAGATGCATATATCCCATTTTGCTTTTTGCAGTTCTACTGTTAAGGTCACAAGTGTAAACCCAATGAAAAGGGGCTAATCCACCCTGCTGACTCAAGATTATACTGTACAATTCTCAGGAATGCTGCAGGGTGGGCTGTCCAGGCCGTGAGAAACTACCATGCTCTAGATAGAACTGGGCTTTGCCCAGCACGTGGAAAGAGGACGACTGTTCCTGCGTGCAGACCCGACTGGGCCACTAGGAAGTTTCTCTCTCCCTTCACTTCTTCCCAGCCCCTACCGGAAAGCAAGATGTTGATGCTGTTCCTCCCTCTGAAGGCGTCTGTCCATTGGAATCCATTGTCCTGGCCAAATACTTAATAAAAGACCAGATTTCCTCTGTTTTCCAAAGCTTCTTCCTATTCACCTTTCCTAACAGTTGCAAAGAGGGGGCGCTTTCTGTTAGGAGTCAG contains:
- the BMP2 gene encoding bone morphogenetic protein 2 yields the protein MTMVARTCSLLVLLLYHTLLGGSASLIPEVGDWRRFSADLDQPASLQLSEEILREFELRLLNMFGLKRRPTPTKDAIIPSYMLELYHLHTSQKPASMDYSLEKASSRANTVRSFHHEETLEELPERSGKSSRRFFFNLTSIPDGEMITSAELQVFREHVQDAAEHNGSNLHRINIYEILKSEQETSKDLVTSLLDTRLVHHNASRWETFDVTPAIRRWIAHGQPNLGFVVEVVPLNNASNVSKRHVRISRSLHQDDASWSRIRPLLVTFGHDGVGHPLHKREKRQAKLKPRRRPKSNCKRHPLYVDFNDVGWNDWIVAPPGYGAFYCHGECPFPLADHLNSTNHAIVQTLVNSVNPKIPKACCVPTELSPISMLYLDENEKVVLKNYQDMVVEGCGCR